tcagccaactctcttgggacacctggcatgtcggccagcttccaagcaaagatatctttgttgtcccgaagaaacctggtgagcgtgagttcctattttgccgagaggtgggcgctgatggttgccgtcttggagggatccctggtgcccaggtcgatttgcttgacatcagcttcttttggtggtgcgaggatgctaggccttttagccggtatctctagttcttctgggctcatttctgcggcaatagtggctatttctttccTACCATTGGCGGTctatgcttttgctgcaatttgaattgcctgaacatcgcagtcaaaagcgcgcttcaaatcacttcgaagggaaaggactccattaggccctggcattttaagcaataggtatgggtaatgcggtatcgccatgaattttgctagtgctgggcgcccgaggattgcatgatatgatgaatcgaagtctgcaacttcaaacttgatgaattttgttcggtagtttgagggagttccaaaagtaactggtagagtgatttgtccaagtggcatggctgccttgccaggtactatcccataaaaaggggtgctcattggtgtaatcatcccgacgagttgtagtcccatcttccttaacgtttctgaaaaaatgatgttgagtccggctcctccatcgattagtacttttgtgatagTCATACCAGCGATAGTTGGGTCCAGAACTAGTGGGTAATAGCctgcgtttcctatgctagtccattggtcttctcttgaaaactagatgggatactatgaccaattgagatatctagGAGTAACCGGCTCTGCTGCCATGATAGTTCGTAGGGCTAGCTTTTCCTGATGTTTGCTACTAGAATCTGAGGCcccagcgaagatcactgctactgtccccctagatttttggaatcccttgtcttcgcgGTTGTCTTCAtcctttttctgattgtcttctttagtgtttaccttattatcttttcttgtgtatcgctcGTTGAAGGTATAGCAATTTCcggtggtgtgatttcctttaggatgcaagatgcaacgtatgttttcaatgtcatcataccctctgggtttggaaaaGTTCCTTGATTTATCAGCCACCACCACGATGCTGtttggtccacgttttctttcctgatgtctgatgtttcgatgatttcgcttgtccgggttgtcttggttgtttctatccgggaacctttctcgtgtcttctcctctacagtaatcatTTTTTCTACTGTGTGTCtcaattcttcattgtttctcgggttttctttgcagaagtcctaaaattgccacctagctataattccatgagagaaagcttcgattacttctcattcggtgatgtcatgtacttgagcacgtagttcgccaaatcgtcgatagtagtttctgagagtttcacctcctttctgcttgagtccttttaactctgcgtgagtgatggggtgcgtaatgatacccgcaAAATTTCCACAGAagactctttgcaagtcctcccaatttctgattgaccctagatttaatttgtcgaaccattggaggggcatggtttccagtgccatgggaaaaaataaggtcttgatatcgtcgtctcctccggctagttcaatcgactacgagtaaatcctgagccactgccttggttcggtcttgccatcatatttagagtggttggatggcttgaacttgtgaggtagtcgtattgaagcaagtctgttcgcaaaacaggggaatctatcgtgcgttccggcttctgtgtattctgattcagcacctccttctagccaactattGTCCTAGTGAGAGTAGTTCTACGGGACTGTTTGAATTGGTGCCTTGCttttggtctttcttggttgttcgactcggtagttttgactatggtcccttctactttctctgttgtgacttccacttggtccaagtctctcgaaagcagacttcctttgattctGATCTTCCTgtctatgagatgttgacctggtaggtagtcttgagcgggtctcTCCGTCGTGCACCCTTAGGGCGGTTGACCGGAGAAGATCCCAGAGCTGTTCCTGTTTTTCACCGAGAAGTGAagtcgctccgagttcttctagtgcttcttggatcctattgtagggtgtattcgccgtgcgtctttcttcgacttcttgtttagattttcttctattgtacttggccagatctaactcatatttgatccaagcttccttgcgctgcctagcacggcgttggcgtccttgtttcaatttgttttttctttctctggcttgcctctaattctcggtctcaccatcgtaccCCTGGAtaaaaggtgatatgttggactcagattcatccgatgacttgatgtcgggtgcttctggggggaccaatggtgatcgaggacagcaaaccatgaatacttctcacgcgtgaattgttctgttatcggcGTTGGTTTCCATGTTGTCAGAATCGTTGATAACTTtcgtagaggcttcaaggtcacagatcgagtctccttcttggtagggtagaattgctgtcgttgtcgtgccgactagtcgggttccgctatcttcaggaatggaacctggccagtggatgatgcagtcttgggatgttatAGTTAATACGAGGCCTTCCTGAGCTccctttagtggcattctaagcatcggatcgagggatccttcgggccgtgcctgataagattttacCATGTTCTAGAGTCAGAACagaaaaggacccgacttcttgaaaggattctaagtgtactctgagttgtattcttgataggccgaatCCACGTTCTAGAACCCTACCGGAAAAGAACTCGCTTTCTCAAAAGAACTCGagtaagactccatctcggatgcggagcctgagttcgagttggatgcgcaaagccacgaaatctgagttggatcggacatcacgagctgcacgaatcttccggcgagttgatctgtcgtagtcgtcgaaatagaaaggtcttcatggtgatccgaatcttcgaagagacggctttggagcttgccatcgtcgcctgcctcgcagatccatgaaccgaagatgaaggttgatcccgtcgagaagatcatgttgtcgaggtccgtcgagctctcggatgcaaattcaccgaaagcccctacctagcgcgccagctgtcgatgtttcaccaccgatagcctgccacgggggtacccgaggcagtttgttcgggctttagcgtatgcagaactcgacggtaaacgcaagagacagtcgatttatcctggttcgggccctcgatcgtgatcgagtaatagccctacgtccagtcggcgttagcctttgcattggattgattgcaaAGTGTTGTGTTGCCTTCTTTCCTCTAGGAactctaccctcctttatatagtcaagaggccagagtcctagtcgatttacaatgaggttcctagtaggatcatagaacaatactactactaagattacaggggaagaagtcctagttagattagatcttctcccttccttgtgggatGTCCCATGGGTCCTGTACCGACAATCGTGCCCGCCGTCACTTTATGAAGATGGATTTCCACAAGCTGCTGCGCTATAATCTTGAGCATAATTTTGTGGTTAGTGCATTGGTTTTTGTATCTTTGCCTTGTCAGCCTTGGTTTTCTCTGTTTTACTAACCGTTCATTATTTTTAGGGACATCATATGTCGGAGGTCCTTGAGGAGCGCACGGTTGAGGAGGTTATCAAGTGGGACGAGGCTATCGAAGCCCTTCAGAAGGAGTTGGATAAGGtcgaagatgaaaagaaaaggcTTTCTGCAGAAGTGGCCGACCTCCGCGTTGCCCATCAGACTGCTGATGATTTGAAGATCCAGGTGGGGGCCCTAGAGAAGGATGTTGCTGGCTTGAAGGTTGCTGAGGAGATTGCTCTTGCTCGATTTTAGAAAGCAATTGATGCGAATGAAGGCCTTCGGAAGGAAATTGATGCAGAGAGGTCTTCGAGCTAGGCACTCAGTGCGTAGGTTGAACTGCTGCAGAAACACTTAGAAGAGGCGCGGGTTACTGGTGTTGCGACCGCTGAGCTGTATCAGGTGGCTCTGGCTAGTTTTGGCGGTGCAACTTCACCTTTGCCAGTTGATGCCTCCGCCTATGGCATATTTGCGTGGTTCAAGGAGAATGTTTCTAAATTGCAAGAATTCGTCGGAGGTGCTATGGTGCATTTTCATGTGCTACAAATCTCTACAAGACCCTTGGGAGGCTAGGTTGCACACATTTTGCTTTGCTGAAAGGCTGGAGGGAGTTTGAGGGGCCTTcggagcttggtgagacttcaCGGGAGGTTTCCAAGCCTGTCAGAAATTTCATGAAGTATTTTTGGCTCAAGTTTGGCCATACTGATGCTTGCTCCCTGGCGGAGGCTCGCCGTGCCGCGGTTAGTGTCTTATCCGAATGTATATCTGTTCGTAACTTTCCTATACTTTTGTTGCTTTTTCTTTCTGGTTTTGCTTATTTTCCTA
This sequence is a window from Miscanthus floridulus cultivar M001 chromosome 10, ASM1932011v1, whole genome shotgun sequence. Protein-coding genes within it:
- the LOC136488442 gene encoding uncharacterized protein; amino-acid sequence: METERQMHQNEEKALRAQVVEAEKRRDAVVQEALKNVEAMKNECNALRVEKQKLSEGIEEMKILVCNSHSRAEEGHHMSEVLEERTVEEVIKWDEAIEALQKELDKVEDEKKRLSAEVADLRVAHQTADDLKIQVGALEKDVAGLKVAEEIALARF